ACAACCGGGCTTTGAGCAAATAGGGGAGATCATCTGGACGCTCCTGCAATGCAACCTGATAGTGGTTCAGGCTTTGCGACACCACCGCTTGATAGTCCTCGTTTTCCGTTATGGCAGCGAGCTTCAACAGTGCGAGAACTGCCACCGAGTTTCCCGCAGGTTCGGGACCATCGTGTTCATCCTTGAGTTCGAGAATTTGTGATCCATCAGATTGCGTCTGCCAAAATCCTCCCGACTTCTGATCATAAAACCGCGCGATCATTGCCTGTCCCAGTTCCTCTGCAAACTGCAGGTATTCCGGGTCGAGCATCGTCTCATAAGCATCGAGCACACCATCGAGTAAGTAGGCATACGAATTGAGCCACTGAAAAGAATCAACGTGCCCTTTTCGCCAGCGCAGGTTCAATCGCCTCTCTTCGGGTTCCCAGAGTTCCTTGCGGAGAAATGCGATGGCATCCCGCGCGACCGCTGCGAAGGTGTCATCCTCCGAAACACTCGCATACTTGGCAACCGCGCCAATCATCAATCCGTTCCACGCCGTCAGGACTTTGTCATCCAGTCGGGGTCGTGTGCGCTGTTCTCTCACACGGTAAAGCTGGTCAAGAATGTCTCGCAAGCTCTCAAAATCCCCATGAGACAGGGAGTCCTGATGCCGACGCAGTATCAGCTCGCCCGTCGACACCCCCGTATGCGGATTCACAAAATTTCCCTCAGGTGAAATTTCAAAGTACTGCTTCAGAATCTCCATTGCTTCAACTGACAGCGTTTGCTGCAATTCCGCTTCCGTCCAGAGATAGAATCGCCCCTCTTCTCCTTCGCTCTCTGCATCCTCCGCACTGTAAAAGGCCCCCGTTTCGCTCAACAGGTGTTTCATCGCATATTCGGCAATGCGCCGGGCCACTCCCAAATACCGTGTTTCACCTGTGACGGTGTAAAGATCCACATACCACTCCAATAATTGAGCATTGTCGTAGAGCATTTTCTCAAAGTGGGGAATGGACCACGCCGCATCCACCGCATACCGGGAAAACCCTCCGCCCACTTGATCAAATAGACCTCCACCTGCCATTTGATCCGCAGTCAACTCCAGGCGCTCCATCCAGGATTCATCTCCTTCGACGACCGCATACTGCAGGAGAAATGACAAGATGGATGGCATGGGGAACTTGGGAG
This genomic stretch from Puniceicoccaceae bacterium harbors:
- a CDS encoding thioredoxin domain-containing protein → MLQTFWSLMLCLLGVTASMEASPNAPRANHLAGSHSLYLLQHQFNPVEWYPWGEAAFQKARDEGKPILVSIGYSTCHWCHVMERESFSNPAIAALLNESFVSIKVDREERPDIDRIYMMFMQSFSGSTGWPLNVFLTPELKPFFGVTYLPPEGESGQVGFADLLKRLANLWERDQSRLEQNADEMAARLREFTERERGFADGDPMQSIVKAVHAFQVQYDEEFGGFGPAPKFPMPSILSFLLQYAVVEGDESWMERLELTADQMAGGGLFDQVGGGFSRYAVDAAWSIPHFEKMLYDNAQLLEWYVDLYTVTGETRYLGVARRIAEYAMKHLLSETGAFYSAEDAESEGEEGRFYLWTEAELQQTLSVEAMEILKQYFEISPEGNFVNPHTGVSTGELILRRHQDSLSHGDFESLRDILDQLYRVREQRTRPRLDDKVLTAWNGLMIGAVAKYASVSEDDTFAAVARDAIAFLRKELWEPEERRLNLRWRKGHVDSFQWLNSYAYLLDGVLDAYETMLDPEYLQFAEELGQAMIARFYDQKSGGFWQTQSDGSQILELKDEHDGPEPAGNSVAVLALLKLAAITENEDYQAVVSQSLNHYQVALQERPDDLPYLLKARLWQQSPMTRVVISGEPGGVKHRELLRAVHRVYLPGKVVFGTDGGVEPFAQTLASEHAQVFVCHGRQCSLPVENPEEVHAVMRKGVVVEFATQGKPASTL